In Nocardioides sp. JQ2195, a genomic segment contains:
- a CDS encoding HIT domain-containing protein: MTADENGQQGTGQPDGLERIWTPHRMAYVRSDMTGDGCPFCNIPAMPDEDSLVVARAEHCYVVLNLHPYNPGHLMVVPYRHVAGLEDLTSDEAAELMSLTQRAIVVIRAVSNPHAFNVGLNLGGPAGGSLADHLHQHVVPRWSGDANFITVVGGTKTLPQLLQDTRDLLADAWDSAGLPPEEAGR; encoded by the coding sequence ATGACCGCCGACGAGAACGGCCAGCAGGGCACCGGACAGCCTGACGGGTTGGAACGGATCTGGACGCCGCACCGCATGGCCTACGTGCGCTCGGACATGACCGGTGACGGTTGCCCGTTCTGCAACATCCCCGCGATGCCCGATGAGGACTCACTCGTGGTGGCGCGTGCTGAGCACTGCTACGTGGTGCTCAACCTGCACCCCTACAACCCCGGTCACCTGATGGTCGTGCCCTATCGCCACGTCGCAGGGCTCGAGGACCTCACCAGCGACGAAGCGGCCGAGCTCATGTCGCTCACCCAGCGAGCCATCGTGGTGATCCGTGCGGTGAGCAACCCCCATGCGTTCAACGTCGGGCTCAACCTCGGCGGGCCGGCCGGCGGCTCGCTGGCGGACCACCTGCACCAGCACGTCGTACCCCGTTGGTCGGGAGACGCCAACTTCATCACCGTCGTCGGCGGCACCAAGACCCTGCCGCAGCTGCTGCAGGACACCCGTGACCTGCTCGCCGACGCCTGGGACTCCGCCGGGCTGCCTCCCGAGGAAGCCGGCCGGTGA
- the thrS gene encoding threonine--tRNA ligase, with translation MSDIQVVLAHADARAEQTVTTGTKAWELFKESPDVVAARVVSNDGEGVLKDLAYELSDGDVVEGVTIESSDGRDILRHSTAHVLAQAVQELFPQAKLGIGPPIQDGFYYDFDVEPPFVPEDLVKIETKMRKIIKENQRFERRPISDADAINELQDEPYKIELIGLKGGGHAEDAAEGANVEVGEGELTIYDNINRKGEVAWKDLCRGPHLPTTKRIPAFKLMRSAAAYWRGDEKNKQLQRIYGTAWETKEALDEHLHRIEEAERRDHRKLGRDLDLFSFPDEIGSGLPVFHPKGGVIKRAMEDYVRERHIAEGFDYVGTPHIAKEGLFHTSGHLPYYGEGMYPALDVDGMDYRLKAMNCPMHNLIFRSRQRSYRELPLRLFEFGHVYRHEKSGVIHGLTRVRGFAQDDSHSYVTPEQAPAEVEHLLNFMLSLLRDFGIDDFYLELSTRDASKDKFIGSDDDWEAATKVLEDVAVATGLELVPDPGGAAYYGPKISVQARDAIGRTWQMGTVQYDFNQPSADRFNLEYVAADGSRQQPVMIHSAKFGSIERFMGVLVEHYAGAFPPWLAPVQVQGIPIAERHNDYLLELARKMKAQGLRVEVDLSDDRMQKKIRNAQLQKVPFMVIAGDNDVEAGAVSFRYRDGRQDNGVPLDEAMARVAAAVESREQV, from the coding sequence GTGTCCGACATCCAGGTCGTCCTCGCCCACGCCGATGCGCGCGCGGAGCAGACCGTGACGACGGGCACGAAGGCCTGGGAGCTGTTCAAGGAGTCGCCCGACGTCGTTGCGGCGCGGGTCGTCTCGAACGATGGCGAGGGCGTCCTCAAGGACCTCGCCTACGAGCTCTCCGACGGCGACGTCGTCGAGGGCGTGACCATCGAGAGCAGCGACGGTCGCGACATCCTGCGCCACTCGACCGCCCACGTGTTGGCACAGGCCGTGCAGGAGCTCTTCCCCCAGGCCAAGCTCGGCATCGGCCCGCCGATCCAGGACGGCTTCTACTACGACTTCGACGTCGAGCCCCCGTTCGTGCCCGAGGATCTCGTGAAGATCGAGACCAAGATGCGCAAGATCATCAAGGAGAACCAGCGCTTCGAGCGCCGGCCGATCTCCGATGCCGACGCCATCAACGAGCTCCAGGACGAGCCCTACAAGATCGAGCTGATCGGCCTGAAGGGCGGCGGCCACGCCGAGGATGCCGCCGAGGGCGCCAACGTGGAGGTCGGTGAGGGCGAGCTCACGATCTACGACAACATCAACCGCAAGGGCGAGGTCGCCTGGAAGGACCTGTGCCGCGGCCCGCACCTGCCCACCACCAAGCGCATCCCGGCGTTCAAGCTGATGCGCTCGGCGGCCGCCTACTGGCGTGGTGACGAGAAGAACAAGCAGCTCCAGCGGATCTACGGCACCGCGTGGGAGACCAAGGAAGCCCTCGACGAGCACCTGCACCGCATCGAGGAGGCCGAGCGTCGCGACCACCGCAAGCTCGGTCGTGACCTCGACCTGTTCAGCTTCCCCGACGAGATCGGCTCCGGCTTGCCGGTCTTCCACCCCAAGGGTGGCGTGATCAAGCGGGCGATGGAGGACTACGTCCGTGAGCGCCACATCGCCGAGGGCTTCGACTACGTCGGCACGCCCCACATCGCCAAGGAAGGTCTCTTCCACACCTCGGGCCACCTGCCCTACTACGGCGAGGGGATGTATCCCGCGCTCGACGTCGACGGCATGGACTACCGCCTCAAGGCGATGAACTGCCCGATGCACAACCTGATCTTTCGGTCCCGGCAGCGCTCCTACCGCGAGCTCCCGCTGCGACTCTTCGAGTTCGGCCACGTCTACCGCCACGAGAAGTCCGGCGTGATCCACGGGCTGACCCGGGTGCGTGGTTTCGCCCAGGACGACTCGCACTCCTACGTCACCCCTGAGCAGGCGCCGGCCGAGGTGGAGCACCTGCTCAACTTCATGCTCTCGCTCCTGCGAGACTTCGGCATCGACGACTTCTACCTCGAGCTGTCCACCCGTGACGCCTCGAAGGACAAGTTCATCGGCTCCGACGACGACTGGGAGGCCGCCACGAAGGTGCTCGAGGACGTCGCTGTCGCGACAGGGCTCGAGCTGGTCCCGGACCCGGGTGGCGCGGCCTACTACGGCCCGAAGATCTCGGTGCAGGCACGCGATGCCATCGGCCGCACCTGGCAGATGGGCACCGTGCAGTACGACTTCAACCAGCCGTCCGCCGACCGGTTCAACCTCGAGTACGTCGCCGCTGACGGCTCGCGCCAGCAGCCGGTGATGATCCACTCGGCCAAGTTCGGCTCGATCGAACGGTTCATGGGCGTCCTCGTGGAGCACTACGCCGGCGCCTTCCCGCCCTGGCTCGCCCCGGTCCAGGTGCAGGGCATCCCGATCGCGGAGCGCCACAACGACTACCTGCTCGAGCTCGCCAGGAAGATGAAGGCACAGGGGCTGCGGGTCGAGGTCGACCTGTCCGACGACCGGATGCAGAAGAAGATCCGCAACGCACAGCTGCAGAAGGTGCCGTTCATGGTGATCGCCGGTGACAACGACGTCGAGGCCGGTGCGGTCTCGTTCCGCTACCGCGACGGCCGTCAGGACAACGGCGTGCCGCTGGACGAGGCGATGGCCCGGGTGGCCGCGGCCGTCGAGTCCCGCGAGCAGGTCTGA